A genomic region of Denticeps clupeoides chromosome 17, fDenClu1.1, whole genome shotgun sequence contains the following coding sequences:
- the lrrc4ca gene encoding leucine rich repeat containing 4C, a, with the protein MLNKMTSFPQQQMMRGPRWNRALSDPLFVLLLFLQLLVVAGLVRAQTCPSVCSCSNQFSKVICTRRGLRDVPDGISTNTRYLNLQENLIQVIKVDSFKHLRHLEILQLSKNHIRSIEIGAFNGLASLNTLELFDNRLTTIPNGAFEYLSKLKDLWLRNNPIESLPTYAFNRVPSLRRLDLGELRRLSYVSETAFEGLSNLRYLNLGMCNLKEIPNLIPLVRLGELEMSGNQLTVIRPGSFKGLVHLQKLWMMHAQIQTIERNAFDDLQSLVELNLAHNNLTFLPHDLFTPLHHVERVQLHHNPWNCNCDILWLSWWLKEMVPGNTSCCARCSSPASFRGRYIGELDQNHFHCYAPVIVEPPTDLNVTEGMAAELKCRASSLTSVSWITPNGSIMTHGAYKVRISVLNDGTLNFTNVTMQDTGTYTCMVSNSAGNTTASATLNVSSTENSSFTYFTTVTVETIEPSHDEGRTSEKQKVGPTPSFGVWETSSSPSSITSTTVRTPLSTKATEKPYNIPVTTLGEGPFNGLDEVMKTTKIIIGCFVAITLMAAVMLIIFYKMRKQHHQQNHHAPTRTVEIINMDEDCVPGGPPLESHLTLAPMEHEHLNHFNSNFKTPYNHVSTINSIHSSAHEPLLIRAGSKDNVQETQI; encoded by the coding sequence ATGTTGAACAAGATGACATCTTTCCCGCAGCAGCAGATGATGAGAGGTCCTAGGTGGAACCGGGCCCTGTCCGACCCATTGtttgtgctgctgcttttcCTCCAACTGTTGGTGGTGGCAGGCCTTGTCCGGGCTCAGACCTGTCCATCTGTGTGCTCCTGCAGCAACCAGTTCAGCAAGGTGATCTGTACCCGCCGCGGCCTGCGGGATGTGCCCGACGGCATCTCCACCAACACGCGTTACCTGAACCTGCAAGAAAACCTCATCCAAGTCATCAAAGTAGACAGCTTCAAACACCTGAGGCACTTGGAGATCCTGCAGCTGAGCAAAAACCACATCCGTAGCATTGAGATTGGTGCTTTTAATGGGCTGGCCAGCCTCAATACACTGGAGCTGTTTGACAACCGTCTCACCACTATTCCCAATGGAGCTTTTGAGTACCTTTCTAAACTAAAAGACCTATGGTTGAGGAACAACCCCATTGAGAGCCTCCCGACATATGCCTTCAACCGTGTCCCTTCACTGAGGAGGCTAGATCTCGGTGAACTAAGACGACTCTCCTACGTCTCTGAGACTGCATTTGAGGGCCTAAGTAACTTACGCTACCTGAACCTGGGTATGTGTAATCTGAAGGAGATCCCCAACCTTATCCCTTTGGTGAGGCTAGGTGAACTGGAAATGTCTGGCAATCAGCTGACTGTCATTCGGCCTGGGTCCTTCAAAGGCCTTGTTCACCTGCAAAAGCTGTGGATGATGCATGCTCAGATCCAGACCATTGAAAGAAATGCATTTGATGACCTCCAGTCACTTGTTGAGCTGAATTTGGCCCACAACAACCTCACATTTTTGCCGCACGACCTCTTCACACCTCTGCACCATGTGGAACGAGTGCAGCTACATCACAACCCATGGAACTGCAACTGTGACATCTTGTGGCTCAGCTGGTGGCTGAAGGAGATGGTACCAGGCAACACCAGCTGTTGTGCACGCTGCAGCTCGCCGGCAAGCTTCAGAGGCCGATATATTGGAGAACTTGACCAGAACCATTTTCACTGCTATGCTCCTGTGATTGTCGAGCCACCCACAGATTTGAACGTCACAGAGGGCATGGCAGCAGAGCTGAAGTGCCGGGCAAGCTCGTTGACATCAGTAAGCTGGATCACACCCAATGGATCAATCATGACCCATGGGGCGTACAAGGTGCGAATCTCTGTCCTTAACGATGGGACTCTAAACTTCACTAATGTCACCATGCAGGACACAGGGACATATACGTGTATGGTTAGCAACTCGGCTGGTAACACCACAGCCTCAGCAacactaaatgtgtcctctactgaAAACAGCAGCTTCACCTATTTCACCACCGTAACAGTGGAAACAATAGAGCCTTCGCACGACGAGGGCCGCACCTCAGAGAAGCAGAAGGTGGGTCCCACACCCTCCTTTGGAGTCTGGGAAAcctcctcctcaccctcctccATCACTTCCACCACAGTGCGGACACCTCTGTCCACCAAGGCCACGGAAAAGCCCTACAACATCCCTGTCACCACTCTAGGAGAGGGTCCTTTCAATGGGCTGGATGAGGTTATGAAGACAACTAAAATCATCATTGGCTGCTTTGTGGCCATCACACTCATGGCAGCTGTCATGCTGATCATCTTCTATAAAATGCGTAAGCAACACCACCAGCAGAACCACCATGCACCCACTCGCACGGTAGAGATCATTAACATGGATGAGGACTGTGTGCCGGGGGGACCCCCCTTGGAGAGCCACCTGACGCTAGCACCTATGGAGCATGAGCATCTCAACCACTTCAACTCAAACTTCAAGACTCCGTACAACCACGTTTCCACCATCAACTCCATACACAGTTCAGCGCACGAACCTTTGCTAATCCGTGCCGGCTCAAAAGACAATGTGCAAGAGACTCAAATCTAA